TTATTATAGTTACAAATAATAACTTGATTAACGAAAGGAACTTACCTTATGAATACTTCCACTATTCATCCCGCACTTGAAATCGGACTTGTCAAAATCAAAGTGAGCCAGCTAGAGCGTTCGGTTACTTATTATTCGGATATCATCGGGCTAAGCGTACTGAGCCAAACGGAAACGACTGCTGAAATGACAGCAGACGGTCATACACCACTGCTTATTATCGAAGAAGTCCCCAATGCCACGATTCCACGTCGTCAATCGGTAGCAGGCTTGTATCATTTTGCGATTCTACTGCCTGATCGCACAAGCCTTGGACTGGCATTACGTAATCTTGCAGAGCATCGCCAGCCGATTGGACAGGGCGACCACCTTGTCAGCGAAGCGCTATATCTGTATGATCCAGACAACAACGGGATTGAAGTATATGCTGATCGCCCACGTTCTACATGGCAAAAAGACGAGCATGGTTACTACATCATGGGCACGGAGCCAGTGGATGTGGACGGCTTGTTGGAACTGGCAGAAGGCAAGCCATGGACTGGGCTGCCTGCTGGTACGAAGATTGGACATGTGCATTTCCACGTTTCTAATTTGGAGGAAGTGCGCAAATTTTATGTCGATGTACTTGGGTTTGAGATTGTGTTAACTGACAATCGTTCGGTACTATTTATTGCTGCTGGCGGCTATCATCATCATATGGGGCTGAATACATGGGCTGGCGTAGGCGCACCCAAAGCACCCGCCAATTCTACAGGTATCGACTATTACACTTTGCAATTGCCAGATCATGCTGCTTTGCAGGAGGTAGCAGATCGTATCACAGCAGCGGGCTTGCCATTTGAACAGGGGCAGGATGAATTGTGGATCACTGATCCGTCCAATATCCGTGTGCGTCTGTATGTACCAACTGCGTAATTGAAGATTGATCATTACTATACAAAATCATCACACAAAAAGGGTAGAGCCATATGCGGCTCTACCCTTTTGACGATCTTATGAACTGGCTAAACAATTGCTATGCTGAATATGAGTATTGTACCCATTGGAATCAGCGATCTGCTAACCTCGCGAAAGAGGAATATCCTGTTTCATGTATCTAATGGAGCTCGATATTTGCTTGGTTTAGTAGAAATCAGATGTTCCATCCTGTTGGAATGTAGGCGACCAGTAATCTGTACCGGTATCCGTCGACTCCCCAATGGACATAATGATTGCAAATACAACAAATGCAATCAAGGCGACGTGCATCAGAAAACCGATAATGGCACAAATCAGCCCACTGATTGCCATGCCTCTGCCGCCTTCCATACGTCGCGAAATTTCCTTAAGTGCTAGAATACCAAAAATGACACCTAGTATCCCGAGAATGATACCAATCCCCGGTAAAAAGAAAATCGTCACAATTGATGAGATACCAAGCACGAGCGCAGCGATGGCTTTGCCGTTGTTTGGGCGTGGTCCATAAGGATAGTATGGATCATAGTTACCGTAAGGGGGTTGAGAATCGTACGGTGGCGGTGATTGATAGGGTGGGCGGTTCGGGTCCATAGTTGTTCCTCCTTCATCTATATGTATATGCGGAATTCCGTCTGTGGTGATTCGGCTATATACTATGTATTCAACCATCTTTTCTATCATAGCAACATTTTTCTAGAAAAGCATACCCATACATACTATTTATTTATAAAAAGGTTTCAAGATTGTGCGCAATCGCTAGAATTTGCCGTACGTCGCTAATGAGTGGACATAAAAATAGGACCTTTCGCAAAGGGAAAGGTCCTGATCGTGAACGGCTACGCGATACAAGATGCGTTTGCCGGTGTAATCATTACATAGAGCTGGATACGGAGCTTGGCAACGGACGAGTCATGTTCAGATAAGCAGCAGTTAATTCTTCAAACCATTGTTTGTCTTTGACTACCAATGCGAGATCAATCATCGCTTTGAGTTGTTCGGCTTCCAGTGCAACATGATCTTGGAAGGAAATCTCAGCTGTTGCATATACTTCGCCATGTGCATCTTGTTTCATGAATACGCGGATCGTGCTGTCCATATATTCTTGACGCAGGAAGTAGATGACTTCGCTCATCAGAATCGGGCGGGAGTGTGTAGGATATACGCAGTCCATAACTTTAACCCAGTAATGCTTGTTGGACAATTCTACTTCGCCTTCGGTATTGATCAGGCGGCTGTCTGCTTCAATATGATAGTTGAGTTCCATGGATTGTACAGGGAAGTTGCGGTTCAATTGTTTATGGAGGACAGCATAAATTTGCTTTTCGTTTAATGTAATCATGCCAATCATTCCTTTGCTATATTCTCGGATTGTTAAGTTATGGTGCCTGACGATTCGTCGCATGAGGCAGTGTCGGTCGCTGTCTGTCCATAAGTCTCATTCAGCGTTTAAGTGTTAAGTGAAAGTGTGTTTTACCTGTCGTTGAATAAATATATCGGTCAATAGTCACGGATATTGTATAGTATTTATGTCGAAAAAGATAAAAAAATGCTGAAAATGTTAAATTTTATAGCAAAAGCAAACGGAGGAACCATCGTGCCAACTATTCCTGATCATGTACAATCCCAACTAGATATCCTGTTTATCGGCTTCAATCCTAGTCTTCGTTCTGGTGAAGTAGGTCATCATTATGCGAACCCGCGCAATCGGTTTTGGCAGATTTTGTATCGTTCTGGCTTGACACCTCGTCTATATCTGCCCGACGAGGATAGTGATCTGCTGGAGCTGGGGTATGGATTTACCAATATTGTGTCGCGTCCTACCCGCGGTATAGATGATATTTTGCCAGAAGAATATGCTCAGGGACGATTGGAGTTGAGAGCCAAGCTAACGGAATATCGTCCGCATATCGCTTGTTTTGTCGGAAAGGGTGTATATACGCAGTACAGTAAAAAAGCAAAAGCGCCTTGGGGATTTCAGAATGAGTCGATTACGGAAGGTGTGCGTGAATTTGTTGCGCCATCCTCTAGTGGGTTAGTTCGCATGCCGCTGGATGATATTGTCGATATTTATCGCGAATTAAAGGAAGAACTGGATGTGTGGAAAGAAGGACAAGCATAGATTATTGTTCAAGTGATGCTTGCTGATGAAGTTTCATAGGATGTAGAAGTTTACATGGATTTGATTGAAGTTAACGATGAGATCATGATTATTTGGTATAAGTTATGTATCGGTTTACATGCAAGCATTTTAAATTGCAAATGAATTGACTTTTAAAATATTTTACGCTTTAATTATATAGACCAATCGTTATAATTGGACGGGCGATGAAAAAGGATGTGATGAGATTGGGCGAAAAGTCCAATGCGAAGGAACAAATTATCGATACGGCAGCCCGGCTGTTCTTTTCACAGGGATACCATGCGACAGGGCTCAGCCAGATTATTAAGGAAAGCGAAACTCCAAAAGGATCGCTGTATCATTATTTTCCGAATGGTAAGGAGCAACTGGCCCTCGTGTGTATACAGGAGGCCAATAAGCATGTCACGGCAAAGTTCCAGCACACCTTTGGCAAGCATGAGCGAACAGGTGACGCTGTTTATCATTTTGTACATGATATGGCGCTGGAAACGGAAGCGTCGGGATATACTGGCTTTATTCCGTTTAGTTTCTGGGCGGCGGTGGAAACGTCTTGCATTAGTGATGCGCTACGGACGGCGTGCAAGCAGGTGTTTGCCGATTGGCAGCAAATTATTGCGGAGCGTCTGCTACTAGAGGGTGCAAGTCCAGAGGAGGCACAGGATGGCGGTTTACTAACGCTGTCCATGATGGAAGGCGCACTCATTATCAGCCTGACCAACCAGAATAACAAGCCGCTGCTGACGGCTGCGAAATATTTATCCATGGTCATGAAAAGCTATGGAGATTCAGTAAAATAACTACACATAGACAGAAAGATTGTCAAGGAGGATGGGCACGTGGATGCTTCCATGAAAAATGATTCTGCACAGAATCAACAAGAAACAACGCAATATAAGGTGGCACCGATTTTGTTCGCCATGCTGCTGAGTGGATTTATCGGCCTATTCGGCGAAACGGCGTTAAATGTAGCGATTACGCCGCTTATGGGTGTATTGGGTATAGGAGCGACTACGATTCAATGGCTGACCACTGGCTACTTGCTCGTCATGGGTATTCTTGTTCCCGTATCAGGCTTGTTGCTGCAATGGTTTTCGACAAGACAGCTGTTCACCACGTCACTGATCTTCTCGATTGCTGGTACGCTGGTGGCGGCGATGGCGCCAAGCTTTGAAGTATTGATGATTGCACGTTTGCTGCAAGCGGTCGGTACGGCATTGCTGCTGCCATTGATGTTTAATACCATTCTCGTTATTTTCCCAGTAGAAAAGCGCGGTTCTGCGATGGGATTGATTGGTCTCGTTATTATGTTCGCTCCGGCAAGTGGGCCAGCCATCTCAGGTCTGATTCTGGCGAATCTGACATGGCACTGGATTTTCTGGATTTCACTGCCGTTCTTCATTATCTCGCTGCTGTTCGGTCTGAAATTCCTGCCGAACATCTCGCGTCTGACTAAGCCGAAGATCGATGTATTGTCGATTGTGCTGTCTACGCTTGGATTTGGCGGAATCGTATACGGATTCAGTAGCGCTGGTGGACACGGGGATGCAGGTAGCGGTTGGAGCAATCCTATTGTTATTGTGACACTCGCGATTGGAGTTATTTCCTTGCTCCTATTCAGTATCCGTCAGCTACGGATGGAGCAACCGATGATTGATCTGCGCGCGTTCCGTTATCCGATGTTTACGATTGGCTTGATCCTTGTCTTCATTTGTATGATGATGATTTTGTCATCGATGCTGATTTTGCCAATGTACTTGCAGCAAGGATTGGCACTGACAGCTCTGGCAGCAGGCTTGATTCTACTTCCAGGAAGTCTGCTGAACGGTTTCCTGTCGCCAGTCATGGGTCGTTTGTTTGACAAATTCGGTCCGAAATGGCTCGTAACGATTGGTATGGCAGTGGTAGCAGTTGTGCTGTTTATTTATACAAGTATTGATGCGTCTACGCCGGTTGGTCTGATTATTACGCTGCATATCTTTATGATGGTCGGCATTTCGATGATTATGATGCCAGCGCAGACCAATGGTCTGAATCAGCTGCCAAGTCACTTCTATCCGCATGGTACGGCAATTATGAATACTCTTCAACAAGTGGCAGGTGCGATTGGTACAGCCCTGGCAGTAAGTATTCTGAGTGCTGGTCAAGCTAGCTATCTTAGCGGTGTTGCTGATCCGTCCAGCCAAGCGAATCAAGCGATGGCATTTACAACTGGTATCCAGCACTCCTTTATCTTTGCGCTGGTGCTGGCGATTGTTGGACTGGTCTGCTCGTTCTTTGTGAAACGTGTCATTGTGAACAAGCAAGCAGGCGCACAAGGTCCGATGCACTAAGAGAGCGTCTATTTTGCTTGAGCGAATCCGATGAATTGGATATAAATACTGGGATTCTGATTCGATTGAGAGAATACTAGAATGAGATTACACATAGCCTCGGTCTTCAAATGATGAAGATCGGGGTTATTTTGTATGAAGATTGCAGTTATGTTTTGATATCAGCTTTTGTCTTGAAGCATAATGGAGAGAGGCTGGATTCATGCTTACCGCTAAGGGTGAACTTCAACCATTTCGCTGCACTCTGAATTTTGATATGCTGAATCCACTTTTCAATTACAGGAGGTTTTTTCATGATTACGATTGATCCGCAATCTATTACCAATATTCAAAATTACAAGCTTGTGACCGGTTCTGTGATTCCGCGTCCGATCGCATGGGTCAGCACCTTATCGGAAACGGATGTATATAATATTGCACCGTTTAGTTATTTTAACATCGTTGCCTCTGATCCGCCGATTGTATCGGTGTCGGTTGCGCGGCGCGAAGGGCAGATGAAGGATACAGCACGCAACATTATCGCTCGCGAAGAATTGGTGATTCATGTTGTCAGTGAAGAATTGACAGAGCAAATGAATATGACCGGCGCAACGCTGCCACCGGATCAAAGTGAATTGGAATTGACCAATCTTACAACAGTACCAAGCGATAAAATCGCTGTGCCGGGAATCGCCGAAGCGCTTGTACGCTTTGAATGCAAATTGGAAAAGCATATCCCGATCCAAAACGATCAAGGTGAA
The DNA window shown above is from Paenibacillus sp. JQZ6Y-1 and carries:
- a CDS encoding VOC family protein → MNTSTIHPALEIGLVKIKVSQLERSVTYYSDIIGLSVLSQTETTAEMTADGHTPLLIIEEVPNATIPRRQSVAGLYHFAILLPDRTSLGLALRNLAEHRQPIGQGDHLVSEALYLYDPDNNGIEVYADRPRSTWQKDEHGYYIMGTEPVDVDGLLELAEGKPWTGLPAGTKIGHVHFHVSNLEEVRKFYVDVLGFEIVLTDNRSVLFIAAGGYHHHMGLNTWAGVGAPKAPANSTGIDYYTLQLPDHAALQEVADRITAAGLPFEQGQDELWITDPSNIRVRLYVPTA
- a CDS encoding DUF4190 domain-containing protein gives rise to the protein MDPNRPPYQSPPPYDSQPPYGNYDPYYPYGPRPNNGKAIAALVLGISSIVTIFFLPGIGIILGILGVIFGILALKEISRRMEGGRGMAISGLICAIIGFLMHVALIAFVVFAIIMSIGESTDTGTDYWSPTFQQDGTSDFY
- a CDS encoding IDEAL domain-containing protein, producing MITLNEKQIYAVLHKQLNRNFPVQSMELNYHIEADSRLINTEGEVELSNKHYWVKVMDCVYPTHSRPILMSEVIYFLRQEYMDSTIRVFMKQDAHGEVYATAEISFQDHVALEAEQLKAMIDLALVVKDKQWFEELTAAYLNMTRPLPSSVSSSM
- a CDS encoding mismatch-specific DNA-glycosylase, with protein sequence MPTIPDHVQSQLDILFIGFNPSLRSGEVGHHYANPRNRFWQILYRSGLTPRLYLPDEDSDLLELGYGFTNIVSRPTRGIDDILPEEYAQGRLELRAKLTEYRPHIACFVGKGVYTQYSKKAKAPWGFQNESITEGVREFVAPSSSGLVRMPLDDIVDIYRELKEELDVWKEGQA
- a CDS encoding TetR/AcrR family transcriptional regulator; translated protein: MGEKSNAKEQIIDTAARLFFSQGYHATGLSQIIKESETPKGSLYHYFPNGKEQLALVCIQEANKHVTAKFQHTFGKHERTGDAVYHFVHDMALETEASGYTGFIPFSFWAAVETSCISDALRTACKQVFADWQQIIAERLLLEGASPEEAQDGGLLTLSMMEGALIISLTNQNNKPLLTAAKYLSMVMKSYGDSVK
- a CDS encoding DHA2 family efflux MFS transporter permease subunit — protein: MKNDSAQNQQETTQYKVAPILFAMLLSGFIGLFGETALNVAITPLMGVLGIGATTIQWLTTGYLLVMGILVPVSGLLLQWFSTRQLFTTSLIFSIAGTLVAAMAPSFEVLMIARLLQAVGTALLLPLMFNTILVIFPVEKRGSAMGLIGLVIMFAPASGPAISGLILANLTWHWIFWISLPFFIISLLFGLKFLPNISRLTKPKIDVLSIVLSTLGFGGIVYGFSSAGGHGDAGSGWSNPIVIVTLAIGVISLLLFSIRQLRMEQPMIDLRAFRYPMFTIGLILVFICMMMILSSMLILPMYLQQGLALTALAAGLILLPGSLLNGFLSPVMGRLFDKFGPKWLVTIGMAVVAVVLFIYTSIDASTPVGLIITLHIFMMVGISMIMMPAQTNGLNQLPSHFYPHGTAIMNTLQQVAGAIGTALAVSILSAGQASYLSGVADPSSQANQAMAFTTGIQHSFIFALVLAIVGLVCSFFVKRVIVNKQAGAQGPMH
- a CDS encoding flavin reductase family protein — its product is MITIDPQSITNIQNYKLVTGSVIPRPIAWVSTLSETDVYNIAPFSYFNIVASDPPIVSVSVARREGQMKDTARNIIAREELVIHVVSEELTEQMNMTGATLPPDQSELELTNLTTVPSDKIAVPGIAEALVRFECKLEKHIPIQNDQGEIVQDLLLARILWYHFDEKVIDADKFYIHAAELKPVARIAGNEYARLTDPFVVERPL